ATGCCCGCTTGTGCTAAAACATCAGCGATTATATTTTTATCCACGCCTATTGATTTTAAAGCGTTGTTTAAAGTCTTACGGCGCTGACCAAAAGCTGCTTTAACTACACGGAAGAACATCTTTTCATCAATTAAATCAACTGCTGGCTCTTGTCTAACTTTACAATCCACTACTACAGAATCAACTTCTGGTGGTGGCATGAAAGAACGCGGTGGAACATGTAACGCTATTTCTGGAACAGTATAATACTGTACTGCAACCGAAAGTGCTCCATATGTCTTGCCACCTGGAGTTGCCGCCATTCTTTCCGCAACTTCTTTTTGCACCATTACAACGATATCCGTAATCGGTAAATGTTTTTCTAAAAGTTCCATGATAATCGGTGTTGTAATATAATATGGCAAATTCGCTACAACTTTAAAAGGTTCTTCACCCATTATTTCCAAGATATTAACTTTTAAAATATCGCCTTGTATTACACGTACATTATCATATGACTCCAAAGTATGTGCTAAAATTTCTGGCAAGCGTTTATCTAATTCTACGCAAGTCACATCAGCACCAGCTTCACAAAGTGCCTGTGTCAAAGTGCCGATACCTGGTCCAATTTCTAAAACTCTATCGCCCGGCTTGATATCTGCCACATCAACAATTCCCTGTACAATACCCGCATCGATTAAAAAATTCTGTCCTAAGCGTTTGCTCATATGTAGACCAAAACGCTGTAAAATATATCTTGTAACTTTCTTATCCGCAATAGTCGGTGCTTTCATCAATTTCCTCCTAATTCAATTATCTTCTTTATCCAACTGCGCCAAAGCTTTTTCAAATTCATCTCTAGTCACGCCATAATTATTTAAACGACGCAAAAAAGTCTTAGCATTGGCAAAGCCAATACCTAAGATTTCGCCCACTTTAGCACGGCGCAAACTAGCGCTTTGTGAACCATTTAAACCATTTAAAATTAAATCCTTAGCACTAAATTCATTTGAAGGTTCAATTTCTGCTGTACGAACCTTTGCTAATGCTTTTCTTATAGCTTCAGGTTTTGCCTGTTCAACCCCGATATCATCATTAGCTGTAGCTTCTTGAGCAGGAATGAATGCATGCTTAGCATTCGGAAAGCGTCTTACCAAATACGAACGAATTCTTTCCCCTGCTGAATCCGGGTCTGTTAAGATAATAATGCCTCTTTTTTCATAAGCTGCTTTTATATTCTTTATCGTTCGTGGCAAAAGATTAAAACCTTCCGTTATAATGCAATCAGCTTCTACAGCTTTATTGATTGCTACAACGTCCATTTTCCCTTCAACTACTAGTACTTCTTTTATCATAAAAAACCTTCTTATCTTTAATTTTTTTCAACATTCGTCTAGTATCTGAACCTCCCACGATTAAAGTCGCAGGGTTCTCGGTCAAGTATTCTAACGAATACAGTATCTCCGAGCTATCCCCATAGTTCCTACGGTTCTTGTATATGTTATTCAAGATTAAGCTATGTTTAATATTCTTAATCCTTCATCTCTAATATTTATAGCTGCATTTACATCTCTATCGTGATGTGTTTTACATTCAGGACAGTTCCACTCTCTAACATTTAAATCTTTTACTTCAATATTTTTATACCCACAATATCCCACGTATTATTTCCATACTATCATCTAATATAATCATGACATATGTATAGCAATATAGCAAGTGTTTATATATTAACTGCCTATTTTAAATAACATATACAAGAACTGTAGGTTCTGCTTTAGTCGTATTATGAGGTCTCGTTCATATAGAAACGCTACTTTCTATACAGTTCTCTTATGAACTTCCGTTACTTTCGTAACGGCACAGACTATATCTTATCCCTCAGCTTTACCTGTTAGAGTCTGTCCACTTCCTCAGTCAATAGCTTACTGAGTACTTCCCTCAAGAGGAATAATCGTTGAACGTTCTCCTATTCGGAGCTTCGCTGCTGATTGTCCATTTTTCAACACTTAGGATTTAACCTTATGCTATATATCTGATTTTTTCTGCTTTCGCCACATTCACGTTTAACTTTATTTCATGTTTACGTTGTAGTTCAGATATCTTTAGGGCTTTCCAGCAATTCAAACAGTATTGGATAGATCTTAGTCTATCTCTACGTACATATTTCTATATACGCTGACTATTTTGTTCGCCTAACTCATGATTAAAATCACAAGTGTGCGGTTCACAATAATCAAAAATAAAGATTAAAGTGAAGAAAAATAATCTATAAAAAAAGCCTGTATCCCTTGATACAGACTCATTTATTAATCTAAAATATAAACTTCTACACCACGACGACCAAAATTTATGGCTTGTGTATAATCTTCCATACACAAATCAATTGTATAGCCATTTACAGCTCCGCCAGTATCAGCGGCAATTGCTTCGCCATAACCAGGAATATACAAGCGGGTACCAAGTGGAATTACTCTAGGGTCAACTGCCGCTACACCATAGCGTGCTGGAATACCCAAAGCAGTATAGCCACTACCACCACCATCATATGGCAAATATGCACTAGCTTCCATGTACAATACTTGTGAATAAGAACGGAACCCTACACTTTTTTGTGCTACTGGTTCAGCAATACCTTCACGCACAACTTGGTCTCTTACTCTAACAAGTTGCGTTGTCTGCATTACTTCTTCGTCTACTTTTACACCATTGTGATATTTTTCTCTTACTAACAAACGATTAAGACCGTTTCTGCCTGCTTGTTCTACTTCTTCAATTCCTTTAATCAATGAACTATCTGGTTCTTTTATTACATTATATGGTTGAACTTCATCTTTTAATACTAATCTAGTTGATACATTTAATACTTTGATTGTGGAGTTAGTATTTATCTGAGCATTCTTATTCTGGTCTACAAAATACTTATCTTCATCTAAATTTAAAGAAGACATCAATTCTCCCACTGTTTTTTTAGCTGTTTTAATAGTTTTTGTATTCCCATCAATTTCAATATTTACAGGAACAGCGCGATTTACGGTAATAACAGAATTATCCCTCACATCACCTGTCGATACACTGTAATCATCATTTTCCTGTAAGTTAATACCTGCTTGTTTTAATATACTTTGTGGATTGTTATAAACTGTACTGATTACCTTTTGATTACCATCAGCTACAACTGTAATATTCTTATTCGTACTAGCAAAACCAGTTAAAGTTGCCATTACAAAACACAAAACAAAACCAATTGTAACTTTACGCTTTGTAGCGTCATGGCTAAATAGGTTTCTTAAATCCATCAAACTCCTCCTTTTCGGAAACCTATTATACCAATATTTTACACTTTTGTCAAATTTTTACATAAATATGTAACATTTTTATCTGTAAAATTGTAAACATATTTTTCCTAAAAGCCCAATAAAATCAAGCTTTTCCAGCTATATTTCTTTAAATTATTTTCTGTAATGTACAAATGTATTTCTCGTTATAAAAGACACAGTCATATGTAAAAAATATACAAAAAACCTTGCTTAGATATAAACACTAAGCAAGGTTTTTTTATCAATCTAAATTAAATACGTTTATAGCGTTTTGTGTCGTTTGAGATGCTACCTCTTCAAAAGAAATGCCTCTGACTTCTGCTACTTTTTCTGCTATATATTTTACATAAGCAGGCTCATTACGTCTGCCACGTTTTGGCACTGGTGCAAGATATGGGCTATCCGTTTCTAAAAGCAATCTTTCAAGTGGAATTTTAGCGATGATTTCTGGTAATTTCGCCGCATTTTTAAATGTAAGCGGGCCATCTACACCCAAAAACCAACCCATTTTTAATAATTCTTTTGCCATTTCATAGCTACCTGAAAAACAGTGAATTGAACCTGTAAGCCCTCTGCCTTCTTTTTTCAATATTGCCATGGTATCGCCATGAGCATCGCGGTCATGGATACTAACTGGCATATGCATTTGACGAGCAACATCGAGTTGACGAATGAAAATTTCTTGCTGTTTTTCGCGAGAAGCATTTTCATAATAATAGTCAAGACCGATTTCACCTAGCACTTTTACTTTTGGATGAGTCATCCACTGTGCCAAAGTATCATAATCGCCTGGCATTAAGCTGAGAGCTTCTTGGGGATGAACACCCGCTCCAGCATAAACGCCATCATATTTTTCTGCTAATTTTATAGCATTACTTGATGAAACCATCGTATCGCCCATGGTTATAATGCGAGTAACACCGTATTCTTTAGCACGAACGACCATTTCATCGCGGTCTTCATCATATTTTACATCATCTATATGTGCATGTGTATCTACAAGCATTTTATTTCACCTTACTGCCAACAGGCATAGAAGTTTCTACAACCTGTAACTGGTCACCTTTTGAAGCTGCAAGCAACATGCCTTGAGACATTACACCGCGCAATTTAGCAGGTTTCAAATTAGCAACTAAGATTACATGTTTGCCAATTAAATCTTCTGGTTTGTA
The window above is part of the Megamonas hypermegale genome. Proteins encoded here:
- the rsmA gene encoding 16S rRNA (adenine(1518)-N(6)/adenine(1519)-N(6))-dimethyltransferase RsmA — its product is MKAPTIADKKVTRYILQRFGLHMSKRLGQNFLIDAGIVQGIVDVADIKPGDRVLEIGPGIGTLTQALCEAGADVTCVELDKRLPEILAHTLESYDNVRVIQGDILKVNILEIMGEEPFKVVANLPYYITTPIIMELLEKHLPITDIVVMVQKEVAERMAATPGGKTYGALSVAVQYYTVPEIALHVPPRSFMPPPEVDSVVVDCKVRQEPAVDLIDEKMFFRVVKAAFGQRRKTLNNALKSIGVDKNIIADVLAQAGIETTRRGETLTMEEFAAISNILSKMSMEK
- the rnmV gene encoding ribonuclease M5, which encodes MIKEVLVVEGKMDVVAINKAVEADCIITEGFNLLPRTIKNIKAAYEKRGIIILTDPDSAGERIRSYLVRRFPNAKHAFIPAQEATANDDIGVEQAKPEAIRKALAKVRTAEIEPSNEFSAKDLILNGLNGSQSASLRRAKVGEILGIGFANAKTFLRRLNNYGVTRDEFEKALAQLDKEDN
- a CDS encoding 3D domain-containing protein; the protein is MDLRNLFSHDATKRKVTIGFVLCFVMATLTGFASTNKNITVVADGNQKVISTVYNNPQSILKQAGINLQENDDYSVSTGDVRDNSVITVNRAVPVNIEIDGNTKTIKTAKKTVGELMSSLNLDEDKYFVDQNKNAQINTNSTIKVLNVSTRLVLKDEVQPYNVIKEPDSSLIKGIEEVEQAGRNGLNRLLVREKYHNGVKVDEEVMQTTQLVRVRDQVVREGIAEPVAQKSVGFRSYSQVLYMEASAYLPYDGGGSGYTALGIPARYGVAAVDPRVIPLGTRLYIPGYGEAIAADTGGAVNGYTIDLCMEDYTQAINFGRRGVEVYILD
- a CDS encoding TatD family hydrolase, with the translated sequence MLVDTHAHIDDVKYDEDRDEMVVRAKEYGVTRIITMGDTMVSSSNAIKLAEKYDGVYAGAGVHPQEALSLMPGDYDTLAQWMTHPKVKVLGEIGLDYYYENASREKQQEIFIRQLDVARQMHMPVSIHDRDAHGDTMAILKKEGRGLTGSIHCFSGSYEMAKELLKMGWFLGVDGPLTFKNAAKLPEIIAKIPLERLLLETDSPYLAPVPKRGRRNEPAYVKYIAEKVAEVRGISFEEVASQTTQNAINVFNLD